Proteins found in one Pseudomonas mosselii genomic segment:
- a CDS encoding chemotaxis protein CheW: MSGEYPMQLIAHDDEQIDDCWNRIGVHGDKQCPLLPRHVHCRNCEVYAEAAMRLLDRYALIQDEPLEAPLVQEEAVGRSMLLFRLGEEWLALATACLAEISPLQPVHSLPHQRSRVLQGVANVRGSLVPCLSLADLLGVSVEAGGERGGRSMPRMLILAAEGGPVVVPVDEIDGIHRLDPATLDNGRDAAHFTAAVLQWRGRSVRVLDEQHLMSAVKRSLS; the protein is encoded by the coding sequence ATGAGCGGCGAATACCCTATGCAACTGATCGCCCACGATGACGAGCAGATCGATGACTGCTGGAATCGTATCGGGGTGCATGGCGACAAGCAGTGCCCCTTGCTGCCACGGCATGTGCACTGCCGCAATTGTGAGGTCTATGCCGAGGCGGCAATGCGCCTGCTCGACCGTTATGCGCTGATTCAGGATGAACCGCTCGAGGCGCCGCTCGTGCAGGAAGAAGCGGTCGGCCGCTCGATGCTGCTGTTCCGCCTGGGCGAGGAATGGTTGGCCCTGGCTACCGCCTGCCTGGCCGAGATCTCCCCGTTGCAGCCGGTGCACTCATTGCCTCACCAGCGATCGCGGGTGCTGCAGGGAGTCGCCAATGTGCGCGGGTCGCTGGTGCCTTGCCTGTCGCTGGCCGACCTGCTGGGCGTATCGGTCGAGGCGGGCGGCGAGCGCGGTGGGCGGAGCATGCCGCGCATGCTGATCCTGGCGGCCGAAGGCGGGCCGGTGGTGGTACCGGTGGACGAGATAGACGGTATCCATCGCCTTGACCCGGCGACCCTGGACAACGGCCGCGATGCGGCGCACTTCACTGCGGCGGTGCTGCAGTGGCGTGGGCGCAGCGTGCGCGTGCTGGATGAACAACACCTGATGTCAGCCGTGAAGCGGAGCCTGTCATGA
- a CDS encoding chemotaxis protein CheW, whose amino-acid sequence MNDMSPREARASTEKGVLYLQFRIADQRFALDVREVIEVLPQRALKPIAQAPVWVAGVLAHRGVLVPVIDLSALSFGSSAQSRSSTRLVLVHYRADPQRPQLQLGLILEQATDTLRCAPDDFQPYGLDNAEARYLGPVRQDARGLLQRIEVDDLLSDAVRELLYPLEPGQVQA is encoded by the coding sequence ATGAACGACATGTCCCCCCGCGAGGCGCGCGCCAGCACTGAAAAGGGCGTGCTGTACCTGCAGTTTCGCATCGCCGACCAGCGTTTCGCCCTGGACGTGCGCGAGGTGATCGAGGTCCTGCCGCAACGTGCGCTCAAGCCCATTGCCCAGGCTCCGGTCTGGGTGGCTGGCGTGCTCGCCCATCGCGGTGTGCTGGTGCCGGTGATCGACCTGTCGGCGCTCAGTTTCGGCTCCTCGGCCCAGTCGCGCAGCAGCACACGCCTGGTGCTGGTGCATTACCGCGCCGATCCACAGCGTCCGCAGTTGCAGCTGGGGCTGATCCTGGAGCAGGCCACCGACACCCTGCGCTGCGCGCCTGACGACTTCCAACCCTACGGGCTGGACAATGCCGAGGCGCGTTACCTCGGGCCTGTGCGCCAGGACGCCCGGGGTTTGTTGCAACGCATCGAGGTGGATGACCTGTTGTCGGATGCGGTGCGCGAGTTGCTCTATCCGCTGGAGCCAGGGCAGGTGCAGGCATGA
- a CDS encoding methyl-accepting chemotaxis protein, translated as MKNWTLRQRILASFAVIIAIMLLMIVAAYSRLVAIESSEEAVGSDSIPGVYYSSMIRSAWVDSYVTSQQLVGLSNHREITSADLELFKGFNDRLKKHMASYQATIRDAADQAAFDDFTRLEEEYVKLVDQVLETYRQKNYPEAQRLIMDVLTPAWKEGRQHLNEVIERNRESADKATNDIVSAVNTAKGSMVVSLLLAIIAAGVCGLLLMRQITAPMQRIVHALDGLRSGDLSMRLNLDRKDEFGAIEGGFNEMAESLANLVAQAQRSSVQVTTSVTEIAATSKQQQATATETAATTTEIGATSREIAATSRDLVRTMTEVTSAADQASSLAGSGQQGLARMEETMHQVMGAADLVNAKLAILNEKASNITQMVVTIVKVADQTNLLSLNAAIEAEKAGEYGRGFAVVATEVRRLADQTAVATYDIEQMVREIQSAVSAGVMGMDKFSEEVRRGMFEVQQVGEQLSQIIHQVQALAPRVLMVNEGMQAQATGAEQINQALAQLSDASTQTVESLRQASFAIDELSQVAAGLRGGVSRFKV; from the coding sequence GTGAAGAACTGGACCTTGCGCCAACGGATCCTGGCAAGTTTCGCCGTGATCATCGCCATCATGCTGCTGATGATTGTGGCCGCCTACTCGCGGCTGGTGGCGATCGAGTCCAGCGAGGAAGCCGTGGGGTCCGACAGCATCCCCGGCGTCTACTACAGCTCGATGATCCGCAGTGCGTGGGTCGACAGCTACGTCACCAGCCAGCAGTTGGTGGGGCTGTCGAACCACCGCGAGATCACCTCGGCCGACCTGGAGCTGTTCAAGGGCTTCAACGATCGCCTCAAGAAACACATGGCCAGCTACCAGGCGACCATCCGCGACGCCGCCGACCAGGCGGCGTTCGACGACTTCACCCGTCTGGAGGAGGAGTACGTCAAGCTCGTCGACCAGGTCCTGGAGACCTACCGCCAGAAGAACTACCCCGAAGCCCAGCGCTTGATCATGGATGTGCTTACGCCGGCCTGGAAAGAAGGGCGCCAGCACCTGAACGAAGTGATCGAGCGCAACCGCGAGTCCGCCGACAAGGCCACCAACGACATCGTCAGTGCGGTGAACACCGCCAAAGGCAGCATGGTCGTCTCGCTGCTGCTGGCCATTATCGCCGCCGGTGTTTGCGGACTGCTGCTCATGCGCCAGATCACCGCACCCATGCAACGCATCGTCCACGCTCTGGACGGTCTGCGCTCGGGTGATCTGAGCATGCGCCTGAACCTGGACCGCAAGGATGAGTTCGGCGCGATCGAGGGTGGTTTCAACGAGATGGCCGAGTCCCTGGCCAACCTGGTGGCCCAGGCCCAGCGCTCGTCGGTGCAAGTGACCACCTCAGTCACCGAGATCGCGGCCACCTCCAAGCAGCAACAGGCCACCGCCACCGAAACTGCCGCCACCACCACCGAGATCGGCGCCACGTCGCGGGAAATCGCCGCCACCTCGCGGGACCTGGTGCGTACCATGACCGAAGTCACCAGCGCCGCCGACCAGGCCTCGAGCCTTGCCGGCTCCGGCCAGCAGGGCCTGGCGCGCATGGAAGAAACCATGCACCAGGTGATGGGCGCCGCCGACCTGGTCAATGCCAAGCTGGCGATCCTCAACGAAAAGGCCAGCAACATCACCCAGATGGTGGTGACCATCGTCAAGGTCGCCGACCAGACCAACCTGCTGTCGCTCAACGCCGCCATCGAGGCCGAGAAGGCCGGCGAATACGGTCGTGGCTTCGCCGTGGTCGCCACCGAGGTGCGGCGCCTGGCCGACCAGACCGCCGTGGCCACCTACGACATCGAGCAGATGGTGCGCGAGATCCAGTCGGCGGTGTCGGCCGGGGTGATGGGCATGGACAAGTTCTCCGAGGAAGTGCGCCGCGGCATGTTCGAGGTGCAGCAGGTCGGCGAGCAACTGAGCCAGATCATTCACCAGGTGCAGGCGTTGGCGCCGCGGGTACTGATGGTCAACGAGGGCATGCAGGCCCAGGCCACCGGCGCCGAGCAGATCAACCAGGCGTTGGCCCAGCTAAGCGATGCCAGCACCCAGACCGTCGAGTCGCTGCGCCAGGCCAGTTTCGCCATCGACGAACTGAGCCAGGTGGCCGCCGGGCTGCGCGGTGGTGTGTCGCGGTTCAAAGTCTGA
- a CDS encoding hybrid sensor histidine kinase/response regulator encodes MTPEQMRDASLLELFSLEAEAQTQVLSAGLMALERNPAQPDQLEACMRAAHSLKGAARIVGIDAGVSVAHVMEDCLVAAQEGRLLLRPEHIDALLQGTDLLMRIATPGDQDSEAAVAVFLAQMASLLDPSAPLLANAQPSAPSLPPVVQPALPEPEPLPPPEPDVEAEPMPARKAGKRGGEGGERVLRVTADRLNSLLDLSSKSLVETQRLKPYLATLQRLKRMHGQGMRGLDGLKAQLEESGQGPEVLEALAQTQQLLAETQQILLQQAADLDEFGWQASQRAQLLYDTALACRMRPFADVLTGQSRMVRDLGRSLDKPVRLLVEGEKTQVDRDVLEKLEAPLTHLLRNAVDHGIELPEQRLLAGKPSEGTVRLRASHQAGLLILELSDDGAGIDLQRLRRSIVERALSPAETVAQMSEAELLTFLFLPGFSLRDTVTEVSGRGVGLDAVQHMVRELRGSIELTQVAGQGCCFHLEVPLTLSVVRSLVVEVGGEAYAFPLAHIERTVEVPAEAIVQIEGRQHFWHEGRHIGLVAASQLLNRPAAQGDEQSLRVVVIREREQLYGVAVERLIGERVLVVMPLDPRLGKVQDISAGALLDDGSVVLIVDVEDLLRSVDKLLSTGRLERIERGGRGGKGVARKRILVVDDSLTVRELQRKLLGNRGYDVAVAVDGMDGWNALRSDDFDLLITDIDMPRMDGIELVTLVRRDSRLQSLPVMVVSYKDREEDRRRGLDAGADYYLAKASFHDDALLEAVVELIGGAQG; translated from the coding sequence ATGACCCCGGAGCAAATGCGCGATGCGTCGCTGCTCGAGCTGTTCAGCCTGGAGGCCGAGGCCCAGACCCAGGTGCTCAGTGCGGGCCTGATGGCGCTGGAGCGCAACCCTGCGCAACCCGATCAGCTCGAGGCCTGCATGCGTGCGGCGCACTCGCTCAAGGGCGCGGCGCGGATCGTCGGCATCGACGCCGGGGTCAGTGTCGCCCATGTCATGGAAGATTGCCTGGTAGCAGCCCAGGAAGGCCGCCTGCTGCTGCGCCCCGAGCATATCGACGCACTGTTGCAGGGCACCGATCTGCTGATGCGCATCGCCACGCCGGGCGATCAGGACAGCGAAGCCGCCGTGGCGGTGTTTCTGGCGCAGATGGCGTCCTTGCTCGACCCCTCGGCGCCGTTGCTGGCCAACGCACAGCCGAGTGCACCGAGCCTGCCGCCTGTCGTCCAGCCCGCACTGCCGGAGCCCGAGCCCCTGCCGCCACCTGAGCCCGATGTCGAAGCGGAACCGATGCCTGCCCGCAAGGCTGGAAAACGCGGTGGCGAGGGCGGCGAGCGGGTGTTGCGGGTCACCGCCGACCGACTGAACAGCCTGCTGGACCTGTCGAGCAAGTCGCTGGTCGAGACCCAGCGCCTGAAACCCTACCTGGCCACTCTGCAGCGCCTGAAACGCATGCATGGCCAGGGCATGCGGGGGCTCGACGGGCTGAAGGCCCAGCTGGAGGAGAGCGGGCAGGGGCCAGAAGTGCTCGAAGCCCTGGCCCAGACCCAGCAGTTGCTGGCCGAAACCCAGCAAATCCTGTTGCAACAGGCGGCTGACCTGGACGAATTCGGCTGGCAGGCCAGCCAGCGCGCGCAGTTGCTCTACGACACGGCTTTGGCCTGTCGCATGCGTCCGTTCGCCGATGTGCTGACCGGGCAGAGCCGGATGGTCCGCGACCTTGGACGTTCGCTGGACAAGCCCGTGCGCCTGCTGGTCGAGGGCGAGAAGACCCAGGTCGATCGCGATGTGCTGGAAAAACTCGAGGCTCCGCTGACGCACCTGCTGCGCAATGCGGTCGATCACGGTATCGAGCTGCCCGAGCAGCGCCTGCTGGCCGGCAAGCCGAGCGAGGGCACGGTACGCCTGCGCGCCTCGCACCAGGCCGGGTTGCTGATCCTCGAACTGTCCGATGATGGTGCCGGTATCGATCTGCAGCGCCTGCGCCGCAGTATCGTCGAGCGAGCCCTGTCGCCGGCCGAGACCGTGGCGCAGATGAGCGAGGCCGAGCTGCTGACGTTCCTGTTCCTGCCGGGCTTCAGCCTGCGCGACACGGTCACCGAGGTGTCCGGGCGCGGTGTCGGGCTGGACGCAGTGCAGCACATGGTCCGCGAACTGCGCGGGTCCATCGAGTTGACCCAGGTGGCGGGGCAGGGCTGCTGCTTCCACCTGGAAGTGCCGTTGACCCTGTCGGTGGTGCGCAGCCTGGTGGTCGAGGTGGGCGGCGAGGCTTATGCCTTCCCCCTGGCGCATATCGAGCGCACCGTCGAAGTGCCGGCCGAGGCCATCGTGCAGATCGAAGGTCGTCAGCACTTCTGGCACGAAGGCCGGCATATCGGCCTGGTGGCCGCCAGCCAGTTGCTCAACCGGCCGGCGGCGCAGGGCGACGAGCAGAGCCTGCGGGTGGTGGTGATCCGCGAGCGCGAACAGCTCTATGGGGTGGCGGTCGAGCGCCTGATCGGCGAACGGGTGTTGGTAGTGATGCCGCTGGACCCGCGCCTGGGCAAGGTCCAGGACATTTCCGCGGGCGCCTTGCTCGATGATGGCTCGGTGGTGCTGATCGTCGATGTCGAGGACCTGTTGCGCTCGGTGGACAAGTTGCTCAGCACCGGCCGCCTGGAGCGTATCGAACGGGGCGGGCGGGGCGGCAAGGGTGTGGCGCGCAAGCGCATCCTGGTGGTCGACGACTCGCTCACCGTGCGCGAGCTGCAGCGCAAGCTGCTGGGCAACCGCGGCTATGACGTGGCAGTGGCCGTCGATGGCATGGACGGCTGGAACGCACTGCGCAGCGATGATTTTGACCTGCTGATCACCGACATCGACATGCCGCGCATGGATGGCATCGAGCTGGTCACTCTGGTAAGGCGCGACAGTCGCCTGCAATCGCTGCCGGTGATGGTGGTTTCCTACAAGGACCGCGAAGAAGACCGGCGTCGTGGACTGGATGCCGGCGCCGACTATTATTTGGCCAAGGCCAGCTTCCATGACGATGCGTTGCTGGAGGCGGTCGTGGAGCTGATCGGAGGTGCCCAGGGATGA
- a CDS encoding CheR family methyltransferase, whose protein sequence is MTEQRFFRFLQERIGLDVESVGAAMVERALRQRCTVVQAQNLDDYWVRLLQSTDEQQALIEAVIVPETWFFRYPESFTALAGLAHKRVEELAGARPLRILSLPCSTGEEPYSIAMALLDGGLSPGVFRIDGLDISPSSVAKGELGVYGRNSFRGSELAFRERHFTAVGEAHRLDERVRQQVSLQVGNVLDPALRARQGLYDFVFCRNLLIYFDVPTQQRVFEVLKHMTHVQGVLFIGPAEGSLLARLGMRPLGIAQSFAYVRQDEAPPVPIAKPASRPTVAPSVPPRILTLPPRVGRPNAAPVAKVMPAEGEAQLLASIAQHANAGDSAQAREGCERYLRKFAPKAQVYYWLGLLSDTEGDAAQAITHYRKALYLEPQHPEALMHLAMLLAAQGDEAGARRLQERAARAGRESER, encoded by the coding sequence ATGACTGAGCAGCGTTTCTTTCGTTTCCTGCAGGAGCGTATCGGCCTGGACGTCGAGTCGGTCGGCGCGGCGATGGTTGAGCGTGCCTTGCGCCAACGCTGCACCGTCGTGCAGGCGCAGAACCTGGACGACTACTGGGTGCGCCTGTTGCAGTCGACCGATGAACAGCAAGCCCTGATCGAGGCGGTCATCGTTCCGGAAACCTGGTTCTTCCGCTATCCCGAATCCTTCACCGCGCTGGCGGGCCTGGCCCACAAACGCGTAGAGGAGCTGGCCGGTGCCCGGCCGCTGCGGATCCTCAGCCTGCCTTGCTCCACCGGCGAGGAGCCGTACTCGATCGCCATGGCGTTGCTCGACGGCGGGCTGAGCCCTGGGGTATTTCGAATAGACGGCCTCGACATCAGCCCCAGTTCGGTGGCCAAGGGCGAGCTAGGGGTCTATGGCCGCAACTCGTTCCGCGGCAGCGAGCTGGCCTTTCGCGAGCGGCATTTCACCGCCGTCGGCGAGGCCCATCGCCTGGATGAGCGGGTGCGCCAGCAGGTCAGCCTGCAGGTGGGCAACGTGCTCGATCCGGCGCTGCGGGCGCGCCAAGGTCTCTATGATTTCGTGTTCTGCCGAAACCTGTTGATCTATTTCGATGTGCCGACCCAGCAGCGAGTGTTCGAGGTGCTCAAGCACATGACCCATGTCCAGGGCGTGCTGTTCATCGGGCCGGCCGAGGGCAGCCTGCTGGCGCGCCTGGGCATGCGGCCGTTGGGGATCGCCCAGTCGTTCGCCTACGTGCGTCAGGATGAAGCGCCGCCGGTCCCCATCGCCAAGCCGGCGTCCCGCCCCACAGTCGCGCCATCCGTGCCACCGCGTATCTTGACGCTGCCGCCGCGGGTTGGCAGACCGAACGCCGCGCCAGTCGCCAAGGTGATGCCAGCCGAAGGTGAGGCGCAACTGCTGGCCAGCATCGCCCAGCATGCCAATGCCGGCGACAGCGCCCAGGCCAGGGAAGGCTGCGAGCGCTATCTACGCAAGTTTGCGCCCAAGGCACAGGTCTACTACTGGCTGGGGTTGCTCAGCGATACCGAGGGCGATGCCGCGCAGGCCATTACCCATTACCGCAAGGCCCTCTACCTCGAGCCGCAGCACCCGGAGGCGCTGATGCACCTGGCCATGCTGCTGGCCGCGCAGGGCGACGAGGCGGGCGCGCGACGCCTGCAGGAGCGTGCCGCTCGGGCAGGCAGGGAGTCTGAACGATGA
- the cheB gene encoding chemotaxis response regulator protein-glutamate methylesterase, whose translation MRIAIVNDMPMAVEALRRALAFEPAHQVIWVAGNGAEAVRLCAEQTPDLILMDLIMPVMDGVEATRRIMAQTPCAIVIVTVDRKQNVHRVFEAMGHGALDVVDTPALGAGDAREAAAPLLRKILNIGWLIGQQRPSAARTVAAPLRESSQRRALVAIGSSAGGPAALEVLLKGLPRSFPAAIVLVQHVDQVFAAGMAEWLSTASGLPVRLAREGEPPQPGQVLLAGTNHHIRLLRNGELAYTAEPVNEIYRPSIDVFFESVARYWSGDAVGVLLTGMGRDGAQGLKLMRQQGFLTIAQDQQSCAVYGMPKAAAAIDAAVEIRPLERIAGRLVEIFSK comes from the coding sequence ATGAGAATCGCCATCGTCAACGACATGCCCATGGCCGTGGAGGCCCTGCGCCGTGCGTTGGCCTTCGAACCCGCGCACCAGGTGATCTGGGTGGCGGGCAATGGCGCCGAGGCGGTGCGCCTGTGCGCCGAGCAGACCCCGGACCTGATCCTCATGGACCTGATCATGCCGGTGATGGATGGTGTCGAGGCCACCCGGCGGATCATGGCGCAGACGCCGTGCGCCATCGTCATCGTCACCGTGGACCGCAAGCAGAACGTGCATCGGGTGTTCGAGGCCATGGGCCATGGCGCTCTGGATGTGGTCGATACCCCGGCGCTGGGCGCGGGTGACGCCCGGGAAGCGGCCGCGCCGCTGTTACGCAAGATCCTGAATATTGGCTGGCTGATCGGCCAGCAGCGTCCCAGTGCCGCTCGTACGGTGGCCGCGCCGCTACGCGAGAGCTCGCAGCGCCGTGCCTTGGTGGCCATCGGTTCGTCGGCCGGAGGGCCGGCGGCGTTGGAAGTGCTGCTCAAGGGCCTGCCGCGCAGTTTTCCGGCGGCCATCGTGCTGGTCCAGCATGTGGATCAGGTGTTCGCCGCCGGCATGGCCGAATGGCTCAGCACCGCGTCGGGTCTGCCGGTGCGCCTGGCCCGCGAGGGTGAGCCTCCGCAGCCGGGGCAGGTGCTGCTGGCCGGCACCAACCACCATATCCGCCTGCTGAGGAATGGCGAGCTGGCCTACACTGCCGAGCCTGTCAACGAAATCTACCGGCCCTCGATCGACGTGTTCTTCGAGAGCGTGGCGCGCTACTGGTCAGGCGACGCGGTGGGCGTGCTGCTTACCGGCATGGGGCGCGACGGTGCCCAGGGCCTGAAGCTGATGCGCCAGCAGGGCTTCCTCACCATCGCCCAGGACCAGCAAAGCTGCGCGGTGTACGGCATGCCCAAGGCCGCCGCGGCGATCGACGCGGCGGTGGAAATCCGCCCGCTGGAGCGAATTGCCGGGCGACTGGTGGAAATCTTTTCGAAATGA